ATCGTCTGCCCATGGAAGTGGAGAACGCCCTGTTCCGCATCGTCCAGGAATGCCTCACGAACGTCCAACGACATTCGGGAAGCCCGACGGCCCGGATTCAGCTCGTCCGAACCCCGCGGTCGGTCGCATTGGAGGTGCAGGATCGGGGGCGTGGATTGCCGCCGGGCGTCCTGAACCGACGGGAAGCGGTCGAGTCCCTCGGCGTGGGCCTGCTGGGAATGCGCGAACGAGTCCGGCAGCTGGGAGGCCAGCTCCGCATCGAGACCAGCGGACAGGGCGCGACGGTCCATGTGGAGATCAACCTCGGGCCGGAGGCCACATGACCGCCCTGCGCATCCTCGTCGCAGATGATCACGAGATCGTTCGGCGTGGCGTGCGCGTCCTGCTGGAGGCCCGTCCCGGGTGGCGGATCTGCGATGAGGCGGTCGAAGGACGGGAGGCGGTCGAAAAGGCCGGCCGGCTGAAACCGGACATCGTCATTCTCGACATCGGCATGCCCGTCCTGAACGGACTCGAGGCCGCGCGCCAGATCCGGAAGAGCTCTCCGCAGTGCGAGGTGCTCATCCTGACCATGCACGAATCGGAGCAGGTGGTGCGCGAGATGCTGAGCGCCGGCGCCCGGGGCTATGTCCTGAAATCCGATGCCGGCCGCGACCTGGTGAGCGCGGTGGAGGCTCTCAGCCGACACGAGACCTTCTTCACATCCAGCGTGGCGGAATTTGTACTGCAATCCTATCTGGACGCGCGCGGAGGGGAGCAAGACGCTTCCGCGGTGACCCCGAGGGAGCGGGAGGTGATCCAGCTGCTGGCGGAAGGCAGGAGCAACAAAGAGGTCGCCACCGCTCTCGGAATCAGCGTCCGGACCGCTGAAACACACCGCACCAACATCATGCGCAAGCTGGATTGCCACTCCTTCAGCGACCTGGTGCGCTACGCCATCCGCAACAACATCATCACGCCCTAGGAGTTGGTGCGGCTCGAACAGCGCGGGCCTCCTCCCTCATCTCGACCGGCCCGCCCGACGTGAGCTCGCGCCGATCGCCACCGGTGGGGGCGGGCTGATGGGCGCGCGCCAGCAGCGGGGCCTCGAAGAGAAGGGCGGGGATGAGACACGCTTGACCGACAAACTGTTTCATGACGGTATCTCCGACGAGTGACCTGGTCCCCCAGTATTTAATCTACGGAGATGTGCCAGGGAGTGCTGTTCTAAGGTCCCGTCAGGAGGAGACGGCGCGGAGTGCGAGGCGCATCGGTCGCGGACTCCGGAAAGCAAACCGCGCAGCCGAGGTCAGCTGCGCCGCCCGGAACACACCAGCGGAACACCTCGGCCTTGACGGCGGTGCAGTCGCCGATATAACGTGGTGGTTCATCACGAGCATGCAATGACAAGCGCGACTCCTCACCGGAACCGGAAGGAGCGGCTTGTGGCTCCGGGATTGGCGCCGCGAGCGGCGCGTCGGGCTTTTCCCATCGTTGGCATCGGGGCCTCCGCCGGGGGCCTGGAGGCCTTCTCCCAGCTCCTCAAGCATCTCCCTACAAACACCGGCATGGCGTTCGTGTTCGTCCAGCACCTGGACCCGTCGCACAAAAGCCTGCTCGGCGAGCTGCTCGCCAAGGCCGTCGCGATGCCGGTCATCCAGGTGACTGACTCCACGACCGCCCAGCCCAACCGGGTCTACGTGATCCCGCCCAACATGGACATGACGATCACGGATGGGGTCCTGCGACTCGGTCCCAGGATCGAGAAGCGCGGGCTGCATATGCCGATCGACGCTTTTCTGCGCTCCCTGGCGTGTGACCAGAAGAACCGGGCGATCGGCGTGATCCTCTCGGGGACGGCCTCCGACGGCACCGCCGGCATGAAGGCCATCAAGGCGGAGGGGGGGATCACCTTCGCGCAGAGCGAGGATTCAGCCCGGCACGGCGGCATGCCGCACAGCGCCATCGCGGCCGGAGTCGTCGACTTCGTCCTGCCGCCGAAGGATATTGCCCGGAAGCTGGCGGGGGTGGCGCGTCATCTGCCCGTGCTCGCGCAAGCGCCGCGGGACGAGGGAACGCTCGCAGAAGGCCCGGAGGCGCTCAGCCGCATCTTCGCCGCCCTGCGGCACGCGTCCGGCGTCGATTTCTCCCATTACAAGCAGAACACCATCAAGCGGCGGATCAAGAGACGCATGGTGCTCCAGGGGCTGGAGCGCCTGGACGACTATTGCAGCCGCCTCGACGAAACGCCCGGCGAGGTCGAAGCGCTCTACGAGGATCTGCTCATCGACGTGACCGCTTTCTTCCGGGATCCGGAGTCTTTTGAGGCCCTGAAGAGCCGCGCCTTCCATCACATCCTCAAGTCGCAGCCGTCGGGTGGACCCGTGCGGGTCTGGGTTCCGGGATGCTCGACCGGGGAGGAGGCCTATTCCCTTGCCATCAGCCTGATCGACTTCTTTGGCGAGAAGTCTGCCAATGTGACGATACAGATCTTCGCAACCGACGTGAGTGATTCGGCGATCGAGACCGCCCGCGCCGGCGTCTACCGCGAGAGCCACCTGCTGGACCTCACGCCCGAGCGTCGGCGTCGCTACTTCACCAAGGTCGATGCTGGCTACCAGGTCAGCAAGACCGTCCGCGACGTGTGCGTGTTCGCGAAGCAGAATCTCGTGAAGGATCCGCCCTTCTCCCGCCTCGACTTGATCAGCTGCCGCAACGTGCTCATCTACCTCGAATCGACCCTGCAGCGGCAGATCATGCCGATCTTCCATTACGCCCTCAAGCCGCAGGGGTTCCTCTGGCTCGGCAAGGCCGAGACGATCGGCGGTTTTCTGGATCTGTTCACGCCGGTCGATCGCAAGCACCACATCTACGCCCGGAAAGCGATCGCGACCCGCTTGAATCTCAACTTCATCGGCAAGGACTGCGCCGGCGCCACTGTCGAGCCGGGCAGGCGGGTCCCGGAGACCGACCCAAGCGTCGACGTGCTCCAGGAAGTCGACCGGGTGGTCCTCTCCCGGTACGCACCGGCGAGCGTCGTGGTCGACGACCACATGGAGATCCTGCAGTTCCGCGGACGGACTGGGGCCTACCTGGAGCCCGCGACCGGCCGGGCCAGCCTCAACCTGCTGCGCATGGCGCGCGAAGGCCTGACGATCGACCTGCGCGCCGGAATCCACAAGGCGAGAACGCGCGGCGAGCCGGTCCGCAGGGAGGGGCTCGTGCTCGACGTGGACGGCCAGTCGACGACGATCGACCTCACGGTCATCCCGCTCAAGATAGGACCTACGGCGAAGCCTTTCTTCCTCGTCACGTTCGAAGAGGGGGCGGTCCGGGGCCGGGGCAAGGGGAAGGGCCGGAAGGCTCCCCGCAAGGAGGCGGCGGGACGCCATGGGGACGCCGAGCAACTGAGGCGGGAGTTGACGGCGGCCCGCGACTACCTGCAGGCGACCATCGAGGAGCGGGAGGCGACCAACGAGGAGCTGCAAGCCGCCAACGAGGAGATTCTTTCGGCCAACGAGGAGCTCCAGAGCACAAACGAGGAGCTGGAGACCTCGAAGGAGGAGCTGCAGTCGACCAACGAGGAGCTCAACACGGTCAACGACGAGCTGCAGAACCGCAACGCCGAGATGAGTCAGACGAACAACGATCTGATCAACGTGCTCGACAGCGTCGACATTCCCATCGTGATCCTGGATCCGGACCTGCGGATCCGCCGCTTCACGCCGATGGCGGAGAAGCTCTTGAACCTGATTCCCTCCGATCAGGGGCGGCGCATCACCCACATCAAACCGAACATCAGCGTCCCCGAACTGGAGCGCCTGCTGGTGGAGGTCATCGAAACGGTCACCAGCCGGGAGCTCGCGTTGCAGGACGACGAGGGGCGATGGTACTCCATGCGCATCCGCCCCTACAAGACGAGCGACAACAGGATCGACGGCGCCGTGCTGGCATTTCTGGATATAGACGAGCTGAAGTGCAGCCTGCAGAAGCTACAGGCATCCGAGAGCCTCGCCCAGGCGATCGTCGGGACGGTCCGGGACGGACTCCTGGTCCTCGACGCGGAGCTCCAGATCAAACGGGCCAACCGAAGCTTCTGCGAGATGTTCCACGTGACTTCCGCGGAGACGGAGAACAGCCGCCTGCAGGATCTGGGGCGAGGGCATTGGAATATCCCGAGCGTCCTCCAGGAGCTCAGGACCGCGCTCGCCGACCGGACCCAGATCATCGATCTCGAGGTGAGCGCCGAATTCCCCGTCATCGGACCCAAGACGATGCTGCTCTCCGCCCGGTGTCTCGAATCCGGGGGCGCGCCGCCGGACCTGCTCCTTCTCGCCATTCACGACGCCACCCAGACCAAGCAGGCGGAGCAGGCTGTGTTGGAGATGTCGGGACGTCTGCTGGGCCTGCGGGACGAAGAGCGACGGCGCATCGCCCTGGACCTGCACGACAACACCGCGCAGAGCCTGGCCGCCCTGGGGATGAATCTCACTTTGGTCGATCAACTCTGCGAGCGCTTGCCGCCCAAGGCACGCGAGGCCCTGGACGAGTGCCGTTCCCTGGCGCAGGGGTGCGCGCACGAGCTGCATGATCTCGCGGCGCTCCTCCACCCGCCACTGCTCGACGAACTCGGTCTGTTTTCGGTGGTGCAGGGGTACGCGGAGGCCTTTACGCGCCGCACGGGTATCCAGGTGGTCCTCGAGGGCTCCCTCGAACATGGGCTCCTGCCGCGGGACACGCAGACGGCCCTGTTTCGCGTCGTGCAGGAATCCCTGACCAACGTCCAA
This window of the Candidatus Polarisedimenticolia bacterium genome carries:
- a CDS encoding response regulator transcription factor, translated to MTALRILVADDHEIVRRGVRVLLEARPGWRICDEAVEGREAVEKAGRLKPDIVILDIGMPVLNGLEAARQIRKSSPQCEVLILTMHESEQVVREMLSAGARGYVLKSDAGRDLVSAVEALSRHETFFTSSVAEFVLQSYLDARGGEQDASAVTPREREVIQLLAEGRSNKEVATALGISVRTAETHRTNIMRKLDCHSFSDLVRYAIRNNIITP
- a CDS encoding chemotaxis protein CheB — its product is MAPGLAPRAARRAFPIVGIGASAGGLEAFSQLLKHLPTNTGMAFVFVQHLDPSHKSLLGELLAKAVAMPVIQVTDSTTAQPNRVYVIPPNMDMTITDGVLRLGPRIEKRGLHMPIDAFLRSLACDQKNRAIGVILSGTASDGTAGMKAIKAEGGITFAQSEDSARHGGMPHSAIAAGVVDFVLPPKDIARKLAGVARHLPVLAQAPRDEGTLAEGPEALSRIFAALRHASGVDFSHYKQNTIKRRIKRRMVLQGLERLDDYCSRLDETPGEVEALYEDLLIDVTAFFRDPESFEALKSRAFHHILKSQPSGGPVRVWVPGCSTGEEAYSLAISLIDFFGEKSANVTIQIFATDVSDSAIETARAGVYRESHLLDLTPERRRRYFTKVDAGYQVSKTVRDVCVFAKQNLVKDPPFSRLDLISCRNVLIYLESTLQRQIMPIFHYALKPQGFLWLGKAETIGGFLDLFTPVDRKHHIYARKAIATRLNLNFIGKDCAGATVEPGRRVPETDPSVDVLQEVDRVVLSRYAPASVVVDDHMEILQFRGRTGAYLEPATGRASLNLLRMAREGLTIDLRAGIHKARTRGEPVRREGLVLDVDGQSTTIDLTVIPLKIGPTAKPFFLVTFEEGAVRGRGKGKGRKAPRKEAAGRHGDAEQLRRELTAARDYLQATIEEREATNEELQAANEEILSANEELQSTNEELETSKEELQSTNEELNTVNDELQNRNAEMSQTNNDLINVLDSVDIPIVILDPDLRIRRFTPMAEKLLNLIPSDQGRRITHIKPNISVPELERLLVEVIETVTSRELALQDDEGRWYSMRIRPYKTSDNRIDGAVLAFLDIDELKCSLQKLQASESLAQAIVGTVRDGLLVLDAELQIKRANRSFCEMFHVTSAETENSRLQDLGRGHWNIPSVLQELRTALADRTQIIDLEVSAEFPVIGPKTMLLSARCLESGGAPPDLLLLAIHDATQTKQAEQAVLEMSGRLLGLRDEERRRIALDLHDNTAQSLAALGMNLTLVDQLCERLPPKAREALDECRSLAQGCAHELHDLAALLHPPLLDELGLFSVVQGYAEAFTRRTGIQVVLEGSLEHGLLPRDTQTALFRVVQESLTNVQRHSGSTTAWIRFACTPSGLELVVRDKGCGISGFKYGAATVPRIGILGMRERVKQIRGHFEIASDSGGTTVSVRVPLPAHGS